CAAAGTTACTGCCCTTGAAAGTTTGAGAACATTCAACATGTACTCTGCCCCAAGCTGATAGTCAGACCCATATACGAAATTAGTTTTTTCCTCATCGAGCCCGAGAGCGATAAAGCAGCGCCTATTATAATCTGCGATCTTTCGGACTTCCTCAAGCGTGCCTTTCTTATTGAGATAAGCATGTACGTCTGCAAGCAGGACAGTGATTTCAAATCCGGCTTTCTGCAGATCAATGAGTTTATTTACTGTAAGAACGTGACCCATATGGATTTTCCCGCTTGGCTCATATCCTACATAGGCGCGGGGAGTTCCTTTTTTAGTAAGAAGTTCTTCAAGTTCTTCCTCAGTCACGATTTCCTGAACATTTCTTTTTATAAGTTCGAGTCTGTCCATAGCCTCTACATTCCTTTTGTTTTCTTATTCTCAAAAACTCAATTTCTATTAATAAGTTTCTGTAAAAACGCCATACCTTCTTCGGATTTGAAATTCGGGATTTCCCAGTTCTGAATGACCCTTCTGCGCAGAGATTTTACCTCTTCACCAAGTACGGGATTAAAGCCAGAGATTTGGTATTCCTCTTTAGAGATAACGATTCCTCTCCTCTGCCAGGCAGGAAGCGTTGCAAGATTTATCCCCCTCTCAAAAAGCATTTCGTGGATCTCCCACTCTTTCTTTCCTTTGAGGTATTTTGAAGCCTCAGTCTTATCTATTCCTTCGTTCCTCAGAGTATAATATCCCCAGGCTGCCACAAAATTGCGCCAGGCTTCAAGCTGCCTCCAGTGGAAATATGCAGAAATCTCTTCTTTTTGAAGAATTACTATTCTGGAATCAAAAGCAACAGGTTTTTCAAGCTGCAGGTTTATCGTAAGTGCGCTTCCCAGAAAGCTTGCCACAACAGAGTCAATCTTTTCCACTCTTCCCTCAAAGGGAAGTCTCATGAAGAGAAAACTGATCTCATCCGAAAAAGTATAGGCAAAGAGAGGGCTTAAACCACTTTCTTTAATGAAGAGTTCAACAGTATCAGCCATTGCCCTGGCGAAGGTTAGATCATAGGGTTTTTTAAAGCCCAAGCCCGAAAGCGTGTTTTTAAAATTCCTGCCGTCAGCGCGCACAACCACTGGAGGGATACAGCGCATTTCAGCATAGATTTCCCGATCTTTCATAAACTTTTCAAGATTTACTTAGTCTTCTTTTCGCTTTTTGTATCTCTGGATGACGTCTCTAACTATAATGATATCTGCTGCCGTTATAACCCACCTATAAGGAATAATTACGCCTCTGCTTGTCAGGTCAAAAAGCTCCCTATTAATATCCGAAATAGCAAGCCCGGTAATCTTCTGTTCCTCTATATCAATTACGAGGTCCTGCAACTTCCCTACATAAACACCGGTGTTTGTGTATATGTTTAAACCAAAAAGTGATGTAAGTTCTGCGCGCATCATATCCCTGCTTTGTAAATTAATTTAAATATTTCTCCTAACCTTATATGAAAAACATACTTATATATCTTACAGTTTTACCGACATTATATAATTACTGTCTTATTCTGCATATCCATACAGAACTTGAATCTCAGTCACTATTAAATAAATATTCTTATTTAAGTTAGCGAGAGGTAAAAGCGGTTTGGCATTGTTAAATCCACTGCCTGTCTTTGAATAAAGAAGAGGGAGCCTTAACGGCTTTAAGCATTTTTACTATTAGTCGCTCAAAAATTAAGCTTATTCACTATTTTTCTGTAACTCTCTACAATAAAAGCTATATCTCTTTGAGATTTTTTCCGGTTACAGGTATCTAAGCCATTAACCTGTAAACCAGATTCTTTATGTTTTTATATAAACTTTCTTTTTATTCTAATTTGTTTATTTTTAAACTTCAGTTTATCTATCCGTTTATTCTCTCATATCTCCAGTTGTGAAATCACATTTCGAATTGTTTCTGAGGATTTTCTTAGGGTTTCATACTGGCTTTCATCAAGCTCAAGTTCAAGGATTTCTTCGACTCCTGATGCTCCAAGTTTCACGGGTACACCGAAGTAGATGCCTTCCTGTCCATACTGTCCTTCCAGGTAAGCTGAAGCAGGCAATATTCTTTTAGAGTCTTTAATCACAGCTTCCGCCATCGAGACTACAGCTGCCGAGGGAGCATAAAAGGCACTGCCCTGTTTGAGGAGTTCTACAATCTCGGCCCCTCCGTTTACTGTCCTTTCTACCAGCCTGGCAATTTTATCATGTGGAAGTAGATCCGTGAGTGGAATTCCAGATACTGTCGTATACTGGGGAAGAGGTACCATGAGGTCGCCATGCCCTCCTATTACCATTGCCTGTACATCTTTTTTCGAGCACTTCAGTTCTTCTGCAATAAAGCTTGCAAAACGCCCTGAATCCAGAACTCCGCTCATTCCAAACACTTTCTTCGTCTCAAAACCTGTTGATTTCATAGCTACGTAAGTTATAATATCAAGTGGATTTGTTACATTGATTACTATGGATTCTGGAGCATATTTTGCAATATTTTTGGAAACTTCCGTTATTATTTTTGAGTTTGTCCGGATCAGATCTTCCCGGGTCATTCCTGGTTTTCTTGCAATCCCTGCTGTAATGATTACAAGATCAGAGTCTGCAATATCTGCATAATCATTGGTCCCAATTATAGAAGTATCGTAGCCTTTTATTGCACCTGCCTGCATTAGATCAAGGGCTTTGCCCTGAGGTAATCCTTCCACAATATCTGTCATGACAATCTCGCCAAGCTCAAGTTCAGCTAGTCGCTGGACTGTAGTCGCCCCTACGTTTCCTGCACCTACCACGGAAATTTTAGCCATTAACTGTACACCTGTGTTAAACAATTTATTTTAAGGTAAATTTTGAATTTCCAACATTAAAAATTTATCCTGTAACATGAGTCTCTATTACCTATCAACTACATTTTTTATATTTATCTGTGCTAATATCTCTTTAATATTTTTTGTCGTTAAATTCTTGAATTTACTGGTTTTTCTTTCGAACACTTTCAGATTTCATGCAGCATTTTTATTAAATATTACTCTCAAATGGTTCAGGGGAAACATGCTGAATAACACATACATTCATATTCCAGGTGTAGGGAAGGGCTTAGAGCAAAAAATCTGGGCTCAGGGAATACACACATGGGAAGAGTTCCTTAAGATGAAGGACAGAATACCCATACCTTCGTCACGAAAGGCCAGAATTTGTGAAGAGATTAGGAAGTCTTCCGAACGCCTGGCAGCAAAAGATCACTGCTTTTTTTCCCAATGCCTTCCTTCTGCAGAACACTGGAGAGCATATTCCCTATTTTCTGATTCTGCCGCATTCGTAGATATTGAAACTACGGGTCTTTCTAGGTCCCGGGATAAAATAACCATTGTGGGAATCTACGACGGAAAGGAGTCAAAGATCTATATAAAAGATATTAATCTGGATAATATCGTAGAAGAGTTCTCAAAATATAAACTGCTTGTAACCTTTAACGGTGCTCGTTTTGATCTGCCTTTTATAAAATCCGAGTTTCCCGAAATAGAATTCAAGCAGCTCCATATAGACCTCATGTATCCTTTAAGGCGAATAGGGTACAAAGGAGGTCTGAAAAACATTGAAAAGTTACTTGGAATATCTCGAGGTGATGACACCGAGGATCTAACTGGATTTGATGCCGTAAGGCTCTGGAGACAATATGAAAGAGGAGATCAGGAAGCTCTGGACAAACTTATTAAATATAACCAGGAGGATATAGTTAACCTGAAGACTATTATAGAGCTAACCTACCCTAGAATGGTTGAAAATGCTCTGAAGACCTGAGAAGCAAAGTATTTCAGGTTCGGAACTGATAAGAGATAAAATGTCAGGCAGCAAATCATATTTGCCATCAATTATTTATATACTTATCTTGCTGTTTCTGATAACCTACCCGGATAATGTATTGACAGACTTATAACAAATTCTTATTTAAAACTTGAATATTATCATCTATATGCTCTGGCAGGAAAGGGGAATTCAATGGAAGTAACACTGAAGTTCGGGGATAAAGTCACTGTGGCCGATGTAAGAAAGCTCCATGATATGGAAGATGTAGTTTTTGATCAGGAGTGGTTTGAAGAAACAGAGGACAGAAATCGGGATGTGTATTACATGTTCCGTGACCTTGCGAAAAGCAATTCTGACCTTGAGAAAATCAAAGCTAATCATTTGAGATATGATATTACTATAATTCCTCCTGCAATGCTTGGGTCGGAATATATAAAGACTGTAGGTCACTACCACCCGCGCGTTCCGGGAACAAATCTCTCTTATCCTGAGATTTATCAGGTACTTGAAGGTTCTGCTACCTATCTACTTCAAAAGGTAAAAGACGGAGAGGAAGATCTTGTTCTGGATGTTGTAGTAATCAAAGCGGAAAAAGGTGATCTGGTGCTTGTTCCCCCTGGATACGGGCATGTAACTATAAATGCCTCAGAAGAGACACTTAAAATGGCAAACTGGGTCTGCCGTGACTTTTCATCGGTTTACGAACCTATAAAAAGACTCTCTGGAGCCTCATATTTCCTTCTTAAGGATGGCTTTGTAAAAAATCCGCTTTATAAAAATATTCCGCCGATCCGTAACCTTAAACCCCTTACATATGACGAACTCGAGTTAAACTCCACAGAAGATATGTATGAGCTTATACATAAAATTGAAAAGCTCAGGTTTTTGACAGCACCACAGGATTTTGCAGGATTCTTGACAGGAGTGCTCTGAGAAGCAGGCTATTTTCTAACTTAAGCGAGCATGCTTTTACTTTTCCTTTCCATGTGGTTTTCTCAGAAACCCCTTACTTTTTTATCTTTCCATATCCTGAAATAAAACCGACACCGGTAGTACGAGAGGCCCAGGAGAATGAGCAATAAAAACCAAAGAATATCCTGTAACAATGAATACATAACTTATATTAGGTATAAATATTTTCAATTACTGGAGGTTTGAAATGAAAGAAAATGAATACCGTATCCAATTTACATCATCCAGAATAAGGGACCTCATGTACAGGACTACATTTGATCCTAAGAAAATGGATGGAGACGTTATACTTAATCTCTCATTTATTGATAAGAAAGATCTGGATGATGTGCTTGGGATTTTTAAGATGGTAATCTCAAGCGGGCTTTCGGTAACTCCCTATGTTAAGATAGTTTCCGAAGGCGAATCTCTCGGAGACCTGACTATTGAAAAGGGGAAGGTAGGTATCGGAACAGTATGTAGCATTACTATTGACGGAGTATTGCTAAAAGCAGGAATTCCTGTAAACCCCAAACTCGGAGGGGTTGTTCAGATCCGAAGCGGAATTCCGGTTCGCTTTACTGATGTACTGACTTACGCAAGTACAACTGTAGATCCGCTTGAAATTCTGATGTCACAGGGAATTACTTCTGTATCGGAAATGCTCAGGACAGGCTCAGGCAAGATTCTCGCAAATCTCAGAGAAGCTCCTATGGTTGCAAGAGATGAAATTGAAAGTTGCCTTTCTGACCTTCTGGATGCAGGCTTCAGTGGAATCCTTGAAGTTGGGGAACCAAATACACGGGTTCTAGATGTTCCCATAGAGAGAGACCATCTTGGAATAGTCGTCATAGGAGGGACAAATCCTATGGCTGTTGTACAGGAATATGGGATCAGCATAGACACCAATGCAATGTCAAAGCTAATTTCATTCAAAGAGATGAGCAGGATTGAAGATCTGGTTTAAGGCTCAATGGTAAATCTGACTCTAAAGCAGATCCTGGCTTTAATGTAAATCTGACTCCGAAAATCTCTTTAATTTATTGAGCCTTTACTTATTCAATTCAGCTTTTCGGAGCATACTTCGGAAGGCTGGTCTCTTTGCTTTGAATGTGTCTTTCTTCGCAGCTGTTCTCCTATAAACAGATCCAGCTTTCTTGCGAATTCTTCCTTTTTACCGTCAGGAATTGTTGCTCCTGCTGCAATATCGTGCCCACCGCCTACACCTCCAACTTCAGCCGAAACAATCGACATGGCTTCCGAAAGGTTGACTCCTCTGCGGATAAGGTCCTGGGTTCCCCTTGCTGAAACCTTTGTCCCTCCTTCGGCTTTTGCAAAAGCAATAATGGGAAGATTTCTGTTTTCAACTAATGTAGAACTCATGCCCGCAATAATACCCACAATAGTTTCTTTTATTTCCGAGCCTGCGTCGAAGTACTGGATATTTTCAAGCTGGATAACTCCCTTTTCTTTAACATATATGAGTCCGTTGACAAGATTCTGTCTATGCTCGGCAAGCAATTTACGGGCACCTTCATAAGCTTCCTCTCTGTTTCCCATGCAGACTGCCAGTCCAATCTCTGCATGATCGTAGCGCGCGGTGGCATTAAGAAGGGTGGAAAATTCCGACGCATCTCTCATCTCCGTTCCTTCTTTTTCTCCAAGGAGGATGTAAACCTCACCTATCAGACGCTCTATCTTATATGAGGGCATACCTGATTTCAGGCAGTACTGGATAAGTCCTGAAACAATTTTCTGTTTTTCTGAGATTTCAAGGTCAATCCAGCGTCTCCAGTGTTCATCCTGACTCAAACTAATATTAAGGGAGTGAAGAAACTCAATGCATGCTTCTTCGCTCCCCGTAAGCCCTGGGAGGTAAGGATCTGAAGAATATTGCATTAATTTATAAATCGGGCGGGTTTGTTTTCCAAATAGAGTCAGGTCTTTTTTGAACTGTAGAATGTTTCCCCTAACCCCATCTTCCAGAATTTCCCTGTTGACTCCGACAAGCTGCCCCATTTTCAGATGTTGCATATCCCCAACAGCCCCCACTATTGCCAGTGAGGAAAGGTCCTGATTTTTTCCAAGAGCTGAAGCCAGTAAGTAGGTAGTCCCAGATCCGCTTAACTCATACGAACCATTTGCTCCGAAAAGGTGAGGGTTAAGGTGAAATTGATGGCTTCCCTGGGGTTGGTGATGGTCTGAGATCACTGCATGGATCCCGCGAGATTTTATTTGCTCGCACATCCCGCTTCCAAGGTCAGTAAAAATGACAATGCTATGGTTCTCATCAGCAATAGCATCAAGAGCCTTTTCATCAAGCTGCTTGACAAAACGAGTCGTATATTCAAAACCGCCCCTTTGAAGGGCAGTACAGATAATTCCTGCAGAAGTCAGCCCGTCAGCGTCAATATGAGATACAACGTGGATTGATCTGTACTTTTTAATTTCGTCGGCACATTTCGCCGCTTCTTTATGAAGTGCTTTTATTGTTTCAGACATTACTCTCTCCACTGTTTTTCTGCTTGTCTCAATTAATAATCACTTTTTTAATCTTACTTTCCTTCCCATTCCCTTGGATCGACCTTATAATCTTTTCCTTCTCTTCTTATTTCAGGAAAACTTCGGATCTCCTGTAACGTAAGTTTGAGATTTTGATTGAGATATTCTTTTTCCAGTTCCTTCCAGGGAATTATGTATGCTTCCCTTCCGTGGCCGGGTCCCAGGCGAAGTTCTACTGCAAGAAATCCACGTCTTCCTGATCTGTTCAGGTAATCCGAAATTCTTTCTATCTGGTGGATTCCGTTTTTATCAACGGTAAAATGCTGAGAAAAGTAAAGTGCATTTGCTCCTTTGTCCACTGAAATGCTTTTGCACTCGATTCCCAGGTATAGATCCGGGTTAAGAGAATCCACAAGCACATCTAGAAACTGTGGAGTGAATCTGTGCTGCTTAAGCCTGTAGGAGATAGCTTTTATTCCATTCTCTTCAATGTATGCATTAAGTGAGTTTACAAGCATGCGTTCAAACTCGGTCATGAAATCCTGTTAAATGTTTTCTCTATTTTACTTAAACCTTCTACTCAGAATGCAACCTTTTCACCCTGATTACATAGGAGAGATATGTCAGCTTAAACAGGTTACATTACTGGGGGCTTAAACAGGTTACATTATAAGGGGCTTAAACAGGTTACATTACTAGGGAGTTGATACACATCATCTGGATATGTTATCTATCGCCTGAAACTAACTAACATTCAATTTTATGAAACAAACTTCCGCAAATTGATAGAAGAGTAATGATTGTACATAAGAGTAATTTATGTGAAAATCAAAAAGAGCTTGAGCCGCATAATAAATTTGAGTAATATCTTGTAAGAAAAATAAATGCCGGTCAGGTTCTTGACCGGCTGCACAATTTTTAATTTGATATAATGAAACTTACAAAGTCCGGGCTGAGCCTCGTTTCTTTTACAAGCCTTTCAATAGTTTCCTCATCGGAAAGCCCTTCTTCCCTGAGTTCTTGTATGCGGTCAAAAACGTGCTGTGACACTTCGGAGTATTCGTTAATGTCTTTCCTGTGACCCCATACATCGCCCTCAAGTAAAGCGATATTCTGCATTGAAAGATACATCTGTGCAGAACTGGAAATCGTTTTTTTGTATGAGCTTGGGATGTGGATCGCTTTTATTTCCGGACACTTCATAATGAGTTTAAAAATGTCCTTGTTAGATGGTCTGAATGCAAGATGGACAATTTCCTCATTAAGTTTTAAAGTGTCTATTTCTTCTTTTGAACTTACAACTCTAATTTTCATTTTTATCACCGTTCGTTTCCAGGTATTTTAAGGTGTTTTAGAACATTTTAGGGATTTTTTAGGGTTTCTTAAGGTTTCATTTAAAATTCTTCGGAGTCTCTTTAGAGCTATTTGATTTAATCAGAGCCTCTTCAGGTTTTTCGAGGTTTAGGTTTTTAGGGAGTTCCTTCCGGATTTTAGAGTTTCCGGATTTTTTATGTTTTTACTAACTTTTGAAACTTCCACTAAGTTTTTAATTTTCACATCATGGGTTTACTTAATTATTTATTTTTAAACCTTTTGAATTCGTTAACCCTAAAATTCAATTATTGTTTTAGAATTTATTTTGAATTTTAGAATTGTAAACTGTTTTTCAAAACCTTAATTTATATTTGAGGTTTTTTGTTATGTTAGGGACATATACTATTT
This region of Methanosarcina flavescens genomic DNA includes:
- a CDS encoding tRNA(His) guanylyltransferase Thg1 family protein encodes the protein MKDREIYAEMRCIPPVVVRADGRNFKNTLSGLGFKKPYDLTFARAMADTVELFIKESGLSPLFAYTFSDEISFLFMRLPFEGRVEKIDSVVASFLGSALTINLQLEKPVAFDSRIVILQKEEISAYFHWRQLEAWRNFVAAWGYYTLRNEGIDKTEASKYLKGKKEWEIHEMLFERGINLATLPAWQRRGIVISKEEYQISGFNPVLGEEVKSLRRRVIQNWEIPNFKSEEGMAFLQKLINRN
- a CDS encoding PRC-barrel domain-containing protein; this encodes MRAELTSLFGLNIYTNTGVYVGKLQDLVIDIEEQKITGLAISDINRELFDLTSRGVIIPYRWVITAADIIIVRDVIQRYKKRKED
- the mdh gene encoding malate dehydrogenase produces the protein MAKISVVGAGNVGATTVQRLAELELGEIVMTDIVEGLPQGKALDLMQAGAIKGYDTSIIGTNDYADIADSDLVIITAGIARKPGMTREDLIRTNSKIITEVSKNIAKYAPESIVINVTNPLDIITYVAMKSTGFETKKVFGMSGVLDSGRFASFIAEELKCSKKDVQAMVIGGHGDLMVPLPQYTTVSGIPLTDLLPHDKIARLVERTVNGGAEIVELLKQGSAFYAPSAAVVSMAEAVIKDSKRILPASAYLEGQYGQEGIYFGVPVKLGASGVEEILELELDESQYETLRKSSETIRNVISQLEI
- a CDS encoding ribonuclease H-like domain-containing protein, which gives rise to MLNNTYIHIPGVGKGLEQKIWAQGIHTWEEFLKMKDRIPIPSSRKARICEEIRKSSERLAAKDHCFFSQCLPSAEHWRAYSLFSDSAAFVDIETTGLSRSRDKITIVGIYDGKESKIYIKDINLDNIVEEFSKYKLLVTFNGARFDLPFIKSEFPEIEFKQLHIDLMYPLRRIGYKGGLKNIEKLLGISRGDDTEDLTGFDAVRLWRQYERGDQEALDKLIKYNQEDIVNLKTIIELTYPRMVENALKT
- a CDS encoding glucose-6-phosphate isomerase family protein → MEVTLKFGDKVTVADVRKLHDMEDVVFDQEWFEETEDRNRDVYYMFRDLAKSNSDLEKIKANHLRYDITIIPPAMLGSEYIKTVGHYHPRVPGTNLSYPEIYQVLEGSATYLLQKVKDGEEDLVLDVVVIKAEKGDLVLVPPGYGHVTINASEETLKMANWVCRDFSSVYEPIKRLSGASYFLLKDGFVKNPLYKNIPPIRNLKPLTYDELELNSTEDMYELIHKIEKLRFLTAPQDFAGFLTGVL
- a CDS encoding DUF128 domain-containing protein — its product is MKENEYRIQFTSSRIRDLMYRTTFDPKKMDGDVILNLSFIDKKDLDDVLGIFKMVISSGLSVTPYVKIVSEGESLGDLTIEKGKVGIGTVCSITIDGVLLKAGIPVNPKLGGVVQIRSGIPVRFTDVLTYASTTVDPLEILMSQGITSVSEMLRTGSGKILANLREAPMVARDEIESCLSDLLDAGFSGILEVGEPNTRVLDVPIERDHLGIVVIGGTNPMAVVQEYGISIDTNAMSKLISFKEMSRIEDLV
- a CDS encoding single-stranded-DNA-specific exonuclease RecJ, whose translation is MSETIKALHKEAAKCADEIKKYRSIHVVSHIDADGLTSAGIICTALQRGGFEYTTRFVKQLDEKALDAIADENHSIVIFTDLGSGMCEQIKSRGIHAVISDHHQPQGSHQFHLNPHLFGANGSYELSGSGTTYLLASALGKNQDLSSLAIVGAVGDMQHLKMGQLVGVNREILEDGVRGNILQFKKDLTLFGKQTRPIYKLMQYSSDPYLPGLTGSEEACIEFLHSLNISLSQDEHWRRWIDLEISEKQKIVSGLIQYCLKSGMPSYKIERLIGEVYILLGEKEGTEMRDASEFSTLLNATARYDHAEIGLAVCMGNREEAYEGARKLLAEHRQNLVNGLIYVKEKGVIQLENIQYFDAGSEIKETIVGIIAGMSSTLVENRNLPIIAFAKAEGGTKVSARGTQDLIRRGVNLSEAMSIVSAEVGGVGGGHDIAAGATIPDGKKEEFARKLDLFIGEQLRRKTHSKQRDQPSEVCSEKLN
- a CDS encoding YheU family protein — encoded protein: MTEFERMLVNSLNAYIEENGIKAISYRLKQHRFTPQFLDVLVDSLNPDLYLGIECKSISVDKGANALYFSQHFTVDKNGIHQIERISDYLNRSGRRGFLAVELRLGPGHGREAYIIPWKELEKEYLNQNLKLTLQEIRSFPEIRREGKDYKVDPREWEGK
- a CDS encoding DUF1699 family protein; this encodes MKIRVVSSKEEIDTLKLNEEIVHLAFRPSNKDIFKLIMKCPEIKAIHIPSSYKKTISSSAQMYLSMQNIALLEGDVWGHRKDINEYSEVSQHVFDRIQELREEGLSDEETIERLVKETRLSPDFVSFIISN